A single region of the Raphanus sativus cultivar WK10039 chromosome 1, ASM80110v3, whole genome shotgun sequence genome encodes:
- the LOC108852399 gene encoding transcription factor MYB61, giving the protein MGRHSCCYKQKLRKGLWSPEEDEKLLKHITNHGHGCWSSVPKLAGLQRCGKSCRLRWINYLRPDLKRGAFSPEEENLIVELHSVLGNRWSQIAARLPGRTDNEIKNLWNSSIKKKLKQRGIDPNTHKPISEVESFSDKDKPTATSNNNHKSPSSSSATNQDFFLDKPSDFSDYFGFQKLNFNSNLGLSVTPDSSPLCSMIPAQFSPGNMVGSVFQTPVSVKPSISLAPDNSASSVSVGDHVFPTNNTSNFFDNGGFSWSVPNSSSSSLVKPNHNLEEMKWSEYSMNSPFFNGSAQNSQPIYIKSEAEYLANVSNMADPWSQRQNENLATPEASDVFSKDLQRMAVSFGQSL; this is encoded by the exons ATGGGAAGACATTCTTGCTGTTACAAACAAAAGCTGAGAAAAGGCCTTTGGTCTCCTGAAGAAGACGAGAAGCTTCTCAAACACATCACCAATCATGGCCATGGCTGCTGGAGCTCTGTTCCTAAACTCGCTG GTTTGCAGAGATGCGGAAAGAGTTGCAGACTAAGATGGATAAATTACTTGAGACCTGATTTAAAAAGAGGAGCTTTCTCTCCAGAGGAAGAGAATCTCATCGTCGAGCTTCATTCTGTCCTTGGAAACAG ATGGTCACAGATTGCTGCGAGGCTCCCGGGAAGAACCGACAACGAGATCAAGAATCTATGGAACTCAAGCATCAAGAAGAAACTGAAACAAAGAGGCATTGATCCAAACACACACAAACCCATCTCCGAAGTTGAGAGCTTTAGCGACAAAGACAAACCAACAGCAACAagcaacaacaaccacaagTCTCCTAGTTCCTCATCTGCAACAAACCAAGACTTCTTCCTCGACAAGCCATCTGATTTCTCAGACTACTTCGGCTTTCAGAAGCTTAACTTCAACTCCAACCTCGGTCTCTCTGTTACACCTGACTCTTCTCCTCTCTGCTCCATGATCCCGGCTCAGTTTAGCCCTGGGAACATGGTTGGTTCTGTCTTTCAGACTCCGGTTAGCGTAAAGCCTTCTATTAGTCTTGCTCCGGACAATAGCGCAAGCTCTGTCTCCGTAGGTGATCATGTGTTTCCGACAAACAACACATCGAACTTCTTCGACAACGGTGGATTCTCATGGTCAGTcccaaactcttcttcttcttcactagTTAAACCTAATCATAACTTGGAAGAAATGAAGTGGTCAGAGTATTCAATGAACTCACCGTTCTTCAATGGGAGCGCTCAAAACTCTCAACCGATCTACATCAAATCAGAGGCAGAGTACCTAGCCAATGTTTCGAACATGGCAGATCCTTGGAGCCAAAGGCAGAACGAGAACTTAGCTACACCTGAAGCAAGTGACGTGTTCTCCAAGGACCTTCAGAGAATGGCCGTCTCTTTTGGTCAGTCCCTTtag
- the LOC108831664 gene encoding 60S ribosomal protein L21-1: protein MPAGHGVRARTRDLFARGFRKKGTIPLSTYLRTFKVGDYVDVKVNGAIHKGMPHKFYHGRTGRVWNVTKRAVGVEVNKQIGNRIIRKRLHVRVEHVQQSRCAEEFKLRKKKNDELKVAAKARGETISTKRQPKGPKPGFMVEGMTLETVTPIPYDVVNDLKGGY, encoded by the exons ATGCCGGCAGGTCATGGAGTTCGTGCGAGGACGAGGGATCTGTTCGCGAGGGGGTTCAGGAAGAAGGGTACAATCCCACTCTCGACCTACCTCAGGACCTTCAAGGTCGGCGATTACGTCGATGTTAAGGTGAACGGTGCGATCCACAAGGGTATGCCTCACAAGTTCTACCACGGTCGTACCGGTCGTGTCTGGAACGTCACCAAGCGTGCCGTCGGTGTCGAAGTGAACAAGCAG ATTGGAAACAGGATCATTAGGAAGAGGCTTCATGTGCGTGTGGAGCATGTGCAGCAGTCTAGGTGTGCGGAGGAGTTCAaactgaggaagaagaagaacgatGAACTCAAGGTCGCAGCCAAAGCCAGAGGCGAGACAATAAGCACCAAGAGGCAGCCTAAAGGCCCCAAACCAGGATTCATGGTTGAGGGTATGACCTTGGAGACTGTCACTCCTATCCCCTACGATGTCGTCAACGATCTCAAGGGAGGCTATTAG